A DNA window from Argonema galeatum A003/A1 contains the following coding sequences:
- a CDS encoding 50S ribosomal protein L25/general stress protein Ctc: MELTVECQKRPEKSKPNALRRSGKIPAVLYGHKGAESIALTLNAKVAEQLLKKASLNNTLITLNIPEISWNGQTLLREVQSHSAKGFIYHLSFFAVSAHDTLEVGVPLHFVGEPAGVKLSGGMLDTVMTSIQVKCLPESIPDSIEVDVSFMNIGDALHIRELTLPPGVIAIAEPNQVVVSVLNTQGGAPEAEEIVPA, from the coding sequence ATGGAACTCACAGTTGAATGTCAAAAGCGGCCTGAAAAAAGCAAACCGAACGCCCTGCGTCGTAGCGGTAAAATCCCCGCCGTTTTGTATGGCCACAAAGGTGCTGAATCAATTGCTCTCACACTGAATGCGAAAGTCGCCGAACAGCTACTTAAAAAAGCATCCCTCAACAACACGCTCATCACTCTCAACATTCCTGAAATCTCTTGGAACGGTCAAACTCTCTTGCGAGAAGTCCAATCTCATTCCGCAAAGGGATTTATTTACCACCTCAGCTTTTTTGCCGTCTCAGCTCACGACACCCTGGAAGTGGGAGTGCCCCTGCATTTTGTGGGAGAACCAGCGGGTGTCAAGCTAAGCGGTGGTATGTTAGACACCGTGATGACATCAATCCAGGTCAAATGTTTGCCGGAGAGCATCCCAGATAGCATTGAAGTTGATGTCTCCTTTATGAACATTGGGGATGCCCTGCATATCCGCGAACTAACTTTGCCCCCTGGCGTTATAGCGATTGCCGAGCCAAATCAAGTGGTTGTCAGCGTCCTCAACACGCAAGGTGGAGCCCCTGAAGCCGAAGAAATAGTACCTGCATGA
- a CDS encoding AAA family ATPase, with amino-acid sequence MTQTSLPSLIQQMLQPGFYPHPVTEPIKLIQTHVSYVFLTGDYAYKVKKSVNFGFLNYSTLELRQHFCNEEFRMNKRGAPEIYLEVLPITQTGEQFQLGGAGEAVEYTLKMCQFPQDALFLTLFEQGKLTEKNMEDLGRVVAEFHAQAPINDYIRTFGKVDQIRQAIDENYQQTEKYIGGPQTQSQFDETKQFTDTFFAERQELFASRIKNNWIRECHGDLHLRNICLWNGKIMLFDCIEFNEPFRFVDVMFDIAYAVMELEGLQRSDLCNAYLNTYVEETGDWEGLQVLPLYVSRQSYVRGKVISFLLDDPGIPADEKEKAKETAAGYYKMAWEYTKPRQGKLILMSGLSGSGKSTVARYLARKIGAIQIRSDAVRKHLAGVPLHEKGGADLYSAQMTQKTYGRLLELGITLASAGYPVILDAKYDRAALRSEAIAQAEKHHLPLQILSCTAPEDVLRDRLTSRTGDVSDATENLLSSQQAASEPFTEAEQSFVKTLDTTQDFESQLSDW; translated from the coding sequence ATGACCCAAACATCTCTCCCTTCCCTAATTCAGCAAATGTTGCAACCGGGTTTCTATCCTCACCCCGTGACGGAACCGATTAAGCTGATTCAGACGCACGTTTCCTATGTGTTCCTCACTGGGGATTATGCTTATAAGGTTAAAAAATCGGTAAACTTTGGCTTTTTGAACTACTCGACTTTGGAACTCCGGCAACATTTTTGTAATGAAGAGTTCCGCATGAATAAGCGGGGGGCTCCCGAAATTTATTTAGAAGTTTTGCCAATCACTCAGACAGGAGAGCAATTTCAACTGGGTGGCGCTGGTGAAGCGGTGGAATATACGCTGAAAATGTGCCAATTTCCTCAAGATGCGTTATTTCTCACTTTGTTTGAACAGGGTAAACTGACTGAGAAAAATATGGAGGATTTGGGGCGGGTTGTGGCAGAATTCCACGCCCAAGCACCAATCAATGACTATATTCGCACGTTTGGTAAAGTTGACCAGATTCGCCAAGCGATCGACGAAAATTACCAGCAAACTGAAAAATATATTGGTGGGCCACAAACTCAGTCTCAGTTTGACGAAACTAAGCAGTTTACAGATACTTTCTTTGCAGAACGGCAAGAACTCTTTGCTAGCCGAATTAAAAATAACTGGATTCGGGAATGTCACGGCGATTTACACCTGAGAAATATCTGTCTGTGGAATGGCAAAATTATGCTATTCGACTGTATTGAATTTAATGAGCCGTTCCGCTTTGTGGATGTGATGTTCGATATTGCTTATGCTGTGATGGAATTGGAAGGATTGCAGCGTTCAGACCTCTGCAATGCTTATTTGAATACTTACGTTGAAGAAACTGGCGACTGGGAAGGGTTGCAAGTTTTGCCTTTGTATGTAAGCCGTCAATCTTATGTGCGGGGAAAGGTAATTTCGTTTTTGTTGGACGATCCTGGTATTCCCGCAGATGAGAAAGAAAAGGCGAAGGAAACTGCTGCTGGCTATTATAAAATGGCGTGGGAATATACAAAACCGCGCCAAGGTAAACTGATTTTAATGTCGGGTTTATCCGGTTCTGGTAAGAGTACGGTGGCGCGATATTTGGCTCGGAAAATAGGCGCAATTCAGATTCGATCGGATGCGGTGCGGAAACATTTGGCTGGTGTACCTTTGCATGAAAAAGGTGGCGCAGATTTGTACTCGGCCCAGATGACTCAGAAAACTTATGGGCGTCTGTTGGAACTGGGAATTACGCTGGCTTCTGCTGGCTACCCGGTAATTTTGGATGCTAAGTACGATCGCGCTGCGTTGCGTTCTGAAGCGATCGCACAAGCTGAAAAACATCATCTGCCTCTCCAAATCTTATCCTGTACGGCACCAGAAGATGTCTTGCGCGATCGCCTCACTTCCCGTACTGGCGATGTCTCCGATGCCACAGAGAATCTCTTAAGTAGCCAACAAGCCGCTAGTGAACCTTTTACCGAGGCTGAACAATCTTTTGTCAAAACATTAGACACCACTCAGGATTTTGAGTCACAATTAAGTGATTGGTGA
- a CDS encoding adenylosuccinate synthase — protein sequence MANVIVIGAQWGDEGKGKITDLLSKSADIVVRYQGGVNAGHTVVVQGQTFKLHLIPSGILYPDTECIIGCGTVIDPQVLIEELDQLEKLGISTRNLLISQTAHVTMPYHRMIDRASEERRGNHKIGTTGRGIGPTYADKSERTGIRILDLMDPDALRKQLNWTINYKNVILEKLYNLPPLDAEETIEHYLEYADRLRPHVVDTSLKIYDAIQRRRNILFEGAQGTLLDLDHGTYPYVTSSNPVAGGACVGTGVGPTMIDRVIGVAKAYTTRVGEGPFPTELHGEVGELLCDRGAEFGTTTGRKRRCGWFDAVIGRYAVRINGLDCLAITKLDVLDDLEEIQVCVAYEIDGQHCHDFPSSSRIFARCQPIYKTVPGWKQSTAECRKLEDLPKQALDYLKFLAELMEVPIAIVSLGASRDQTIIVEDPIHGPKRALLYADGTPVGV from the coding sequence TTGGCTAACGTAATAGTGATAGGTGCCCAGTGGGGCGATGAAGGAAAAGGTAAAATCACCGATTTACTCAGCAAATCAGCAGATATAGTTGTACGTTACCAAGGGGGTGTCAACGCCGGACACACCGTCGTGGTGCAAGGGCAGACCTTCAAGCTGCATCTAATTCCATCGGGAATTTTATATCCCGACACCGAGTGCATCATCGGTTGCGGCACCGTCATCGACCCCCAGGTACTCATTGAAGAACTCGACCAGCTAGAAAAGCTGGGCATCTCAACCCGCAATCTGCTGATTTCCCAGACAGCCCACGTCACCATGCCCTACCACCGCATGATCGATCGAGCATCGGAAGAACGGCGGGGAAACCACAAAATCGGCACCACAGGTCGCGGCATCGGCCCCACCTATGCAGATAAATCCGAGCGTACCGGCATCCGTATCCTAGACTTAATGGACCCAGATGCCCTCCGCAAACAGCTTAACTGGACGATAAATTATAAAAACGTCATCCTAGAAAAGCTTTATAATTTGCCACCCCTCGATGCAGAAGAGACGATCGAGCATTACTTGGAATATGCAGACCGCCTACGCCCCCATGTGGTAGACACCTCCTTAAAGATTTACGACGCCATCCAACGGCGACGCAACATCCTGTTTGAAGGCGCACAAGGAACCCTCCTAGATCTGGATCACGGCACATATCCCTACGTCACCTCCTCCAACCCCGTCGCGGGTGGAGCCTGCGTAGGCACAGGCGTAGGCCCGACAATGATCGATCGCGTCATTGGTGTAGCCAAAGCATACACCACACGAGTGGGAGAAGGGCCATTTCCCACCGAACTCCACGGCGAAGTGGGAGAATTGTTATGCGATCGCGGTGCGGAATTTGGCACCACCACCGGACGCAAAAGACGCTGCGGCTGGTTTGACGCCGTGATCGGTCGCTATGCCGTCCGCATCAACGGCTTAGACTGTCTCGCCATCACCAAACTCGACGTACTCGACGACCTCGAAGAAATCCAAGTTTGCGTAGCCTACGAAATCGACGGTCAACACTGTCACGACTTTCCCAGCAGTTCCCGCATCTTCGCCCGTTGTCAACCCATCTACAAAACCGTACCCGGTTGGAAACAATCCACAGCAGAGTGTCGTAAGCTGGAAGACCTACCAAAACAAGCGCTAGACTATCTCAAGTTCCTAGCCGAATTGATGGAAGTTCCGATCGCGATCGTCTCTCTGGGGGCCAGCCGCGACCAAACAATTATTGTAGAAGACCCCATTCACGGCCCAAAACGAGCGCTGTTGTACGCTGATGGCACACCTGTAGGCGTCTGA
- a CDS encoding YdcF family protein codes for MFLFLSKLLPIFIYPLGLACILMIVALVTLWKRPRWAASAISLALLVLLLASNGWVSNTVVRSLEWQNIPAAELPQAPAIVVLGGGVLPKNPPRPWVEVAQEGDRVLYGAKLYREGKAPTIILSGGRIDWKNGGPSESQDMAEIVEAMGVPKSAILQDPTSLNTYENAVNVKKILDDRNIERRVLLVTSALHMPRSIAIFKRQGIEAIPAPTDFLVTEGNLKEQDTWQGKLLNLLPDTGRLGDTTRALKEYIGIGIYRLQGWL; via the coding sequence ATGTTCTTATTTTTATCTAAACTACTGCCTATTTTCATTTACCCTTTGGGGCTAGCCTGCATACTGATGATTGTGGCTTTGGTGACGCTGTGGAAACGGCCCAGATGGGCGGCTAGCGCGATTTCCTTGGCTTTGCTAGTCTTGCTTTTGGCAAGTAATGGCTGGGTGTCTAACACTGTGGTTCGATCGCTAGAATGGCAAAATATCCCAGCCGCAGAACTCCCACAAGCACCAGCTATCGTCGTTTTGGGAGGTGGAGTGCTGCCGAAGAATCCGCCGCGACCTTGGGTAGAAGTAGCCCAAGAAGGCGATCGCGTCCTCTACGGTGCCAAGTTATACCGAGAAGGCAAAGCTCCCACCATCATTCTCAGCGGCGGTCGGATCGATTGGAAAAACGGTGGGCCATCAGAATCTCAAGATATGGCAGAAATTGTCGAAGCAATGGGCGTTCCCAAGTCGGCTATTTTGCAAGACCCCACTTCCCTCAACACTTACGAAAATGCCGTGAATGTCAAGAAAATCCTAGACGATCGAAATATAGAACGTCGCGTCCTGCTGGTAACCTCTGCACTGCATATGCCGCGATCGATCGCAATCTTCAAGCGTCAGGGAATTGAAGCAATCCCCGCACCCACTGACTTTCTAGTCACAGAAGGAAATCTCAAAGAGCAAGACACTTGGCAAGGCAAACTGCTGAATCTCCTGCCCGACACCGGCAGACTAGGGGACACAACCCGCGCTCTAAAAGAATACATTGGTATAGGAATCTATCGCCTCCAGGGTTGGCTCTAA